Genomic DNA from Nonomuraea rubra:
CCGCCGGTGGATCGGCCAGCACCTCGGCCACGCGCGGCATCGGGCTGTAGCGGTCGAAGACCGCCGTGAGCAGGCCGTCGCGGCCGCCCAGCTGCCCTTGGATCGCCTGCACCGTGCATCCCGCGTCAGCGGCGATCATGTCCAGCGTCACCTCGCCGACCCCGAACGCCCCGTAGAGGCCGGCCGCGGCCTCGACCGCCCGGTCCCGCGCGGACAGGCGGACCACCCTCGCGCCGTGCCTGGCCAAAACTTCATCAAGATGGGAGCGATGACCGATGCGGCGGATGAGCGTGCTGCGTGAAACTCCCATCACGGCGGCGATGTCCTCCAGGGTCAACTCGCTCGCCTCTGCCCCCGTCGCAGCGAGATGGCCTCGCACGGTCGTGGCCACTTCCTCGACATAGGCGCTGCTCTCCATATCTGAAACTTACACTTGTCTTTAATGAAAGACAAATTCTAGTATCAGCAGGAACCCAGGGAAGGGAACGAACATGCACGCGTTCATCCGCCGTTATCGCATGGGGACCGGTTCGATCGACGACCTGATGCGCACGGTCAACCGGCAGTTCGCGAACCAACTCTCAGCTGGAGGCGGCGGCACCTCCGAAGCCTCGGTGCAGGTACCCGCCGGCATTGTCAGCTACCAGGCGATCGCCACAGGAGACGACACGATCGTCACCGTGACGATCTTCGAGACAGAAGAGGCGTGCCGGCGCGCGGAGCAAGGAGCGAGAGACATCCGCCTGAGCCTGGCCGAGTTCCAGGTGGAGGAGACTCACACCTTCACCGGTGAGGTGATGTTGTCCCGGGCGAGCGAGACGCTCCTCACCCCCATCACGCGCTGATCTCCAGGTGGCCAAGCAGGTACGAGGTCACGGTCAGTAGCCTGGCCGCCTGCGGCTGCCGCCCCGGCTCAGCGATCGCACATCGCGGCGAAGTAGGCATTGCCGCAGCTCGTCTTCATCCGGGCCACGCCGTAGCCGTAGCGGGCGCCGGTGGGCTAGCCATCCTGCTCGACCTTCACCGTCCTGGCCATCATCGTGCTCAGCGGAGCCTTACTCCAGAACCTGTTGAGGTCCTCGGGAGTGGAGACCAGGCCGCCACTGGCCCCGAACGCGTAGGTCGGCAGCTGGTCGGTCAGATCCACCTCGCCGCCCTGCGGACGGGCGGGGTGCACACCGTAGGTGTGGGCGTGCGGGCCGCGGATGCCCTCGTCTCCCTTGGCCGGCCAGTACGTGTCCCGCATCCCGTACTCTGCGTCACCCTGGAGACCTACACCCGCCGGCCGCCCGTCGAGACCAAAGGCTGGGACCAGGTGGTCGAAGTCGGCTACTACAGCCCAGGCGGCCAGATCGTGCTCTACGACAGCCTCAGCGGCACCGAGCTGCCCAACCTCGCCCTCAACGGGCGCAAGGGGCACTACCGCATCCGCGTGCACCACGCCTGGTTCCCCTGGAAGGGCGAGGCGCAGAGCGGGCAGCGGCTGCTGATCATGGCGTACCCGGGCAAGGGCAACAAGGAGATCGTCCACCGGAACCGGAAGTGACGCACGCCGCCATCCGAGCCGGCCGGAACAATCGTCAGGTGGCCTCGGCAACCAGTGCCGAGCACGCCGCCGTCAACGCTCAGGTGCCGGCACGGCTCCTCCTCACCGGCGGATGTAGTCCGCGATGATCACACCCCTGCCGGTCGTGACGCTACCGGTGAGCTCGAACTCGGTCAGCGGGGCGGGCCCCTCGAACAACCGCGCGCCGCTCCCCAGGGTCAGCGGGTGAATCAGCAACGTGTAACGGTCGATCAGGCCGGCACGAGTGTCCTCGTCCGGGCGGCCGAGACCCTGGACGACGCCGTCGAGCTGCACCGTCGTCTCGCAAGTACTCCGGGCTCCAGGAATGCTAACTTACCGATTCCGACCACCAGGTGGAGAACGGCGCGTTGTCCCGCGCCGCGCAGGCATGGGCGTCGGCGATACTGTGGGCGTGGAGTACGTGTCCAGAGTGCCGCGACCGCCGCTGGACGGACTGATCGACGACCTCTACTACCTGGAGGGCGAGCCGCCGTACGCCCGGCTGACGCTGCCGCCGTCGCCGTCGGCGCTGCTCATCGTCAACCTCGAGGCGCCGTTCCGCATCCGCGCCGGCACCGACATCGAGACGGCCGAGTACGCCGACGGCTGCGTGGTCACCATGCCCACCCGCGCCTACGAGTTCGGCTATCCGCCGGGGACCCGGTCAGTCGGCGGACACTTCAAGCCCTGGGGGCTGGCACCGTTCCTGCCGACGCCCGCGACCGAGCTGTGTGACCGGCCGGTCACGATAGAGCAGGTCTGGGGCCGGCCCGCCATTGCCGAGCTGCGAGACCGGCTGGCCACGGCGGCCGGGCCGCACGAGATGCTGACGCTGCTCGAAGAGGAGCTCATGCGACGGCTGTGCGAGACCCCCGGCCTGGCACTGGTCCGCCATACGAGCAACGTCATCGCGGCGACCAGCGGAGCGGTGGCGATCGGCGACCTGAGCGAGGCAGCCGGCGTCAGCAGCACGCATCTGGCACAACGGTTCAAGGAGCTCATCGGCGTCACGCCGAAGCGGCTGGCCCGCACCCACCGCTTCACCGCCACCGTGTTCCCGATCAACCCCGCCGAACCGATCGACTGGGGCGACCTCGCCGGCGGCGCCGGCTACTTCGACCAGGCCCACTTCGGCCACGAGTTCCGAGCCTTCACCGGGCTCACACCGACCCGGTACATCGAGGTCCGGCGGCGGTTCCTGCGCGAACATCCCGGCCACGTGCTGGACGGCTGGCCACTACCGGCCGATTGATTTCTTACAAGAGCGGCAGCTCACGACACGCTAATTTGGGGGCCACCCCAAAGCAGAGGAGAGCCCCGTGGGCAAGGTGGTCATGTACAGCTCGGTGTCGGTGGACGGCTTCATCGCGGACGAGAATGACCAGCCCGGACCGCTGTTCGACTGGTTGACCGGCGGTGACGTCCCGCTGGACGAGAGCGGCGAGGTGAAGGTGTCGCAGACGTCCTACGACTACACCCGGCCGTACTGGGACCAGGTCGGAGTCACGATCGCCGGCCGCCACGTCTTCGACCTGACCGACGGCTGGGACGGCAAGCCCCCGAGCGGGGTCGACCACGTGATCGTCGTGACCCACCGGCCGGCACCCGAGGGCTGGGACCCCGAGGCGCCGTTCCACTTCGTCGACGGCATCGAGACAGCCGTGGCCAAGGCGCAGGAGCTTGCGGGCGACCGCCTGGTCGAGGTCGCCGCCGGCGACGTCGGCGGCCAGGCGCTTGCCGCGGGCCTGGTCGACGAGGTGCGCATGGACGTCGTACCCGTCGTGATGGGGTCCGGCAAGCGCTACTTCGGGTCGGTCCACGCGCAGCACCTGCTGGAGGACCCTGACGTGGTGATTCAGGGCAACCGGGTGCTTCACCTGCGCTATCGGGTGCGCCGTTGACCGATCTGAGCAAGTACACGAAGAAGGTCCACTGCCAACGGTGACACAAGACCGGGCCTGCGGCTGCCCATGACAGCCTACGACCGCCACCGCCGCGCCGACCCCTCCCGGGTCGCCCGACGCCGGGCAACTGCGCGACGCGGTCGACATCGCCACCAGCGCGTTGACCGTGCTGGCCGCAGATTGTGAGAAGGCACATGCCGGGATCAGACGCGGAGAGCCGTCGTTGTCTATGGGGTTGATGAGGGGTACGGGCGTAGCCCGTTCCTTTGTCTGGGACGAAAGAGATTGTTGAATCAACCGCCCGCCTTTACAATGTAGATTTCATAGCAGGCAATGCGCAAGGCCACTGCGGCGTACGGGGACAGCACACTCATGCGGCGTGCGCCTTGATCCGTCGGCCCCCCTCGCCAGGATGGCCTCATGCGCTTGGTGCCGATGAGGAGCGCCGATCGCTGGCCGGGTGGCACCGTCGCCCCGAATCTGGCCGGGGGGCGTGCGCCGGCGTACGTGGCGATGCGCGGCGTTGTGGGCGGGCTCGACGGCGGGGTGCTGGTGCTGGACGGCGGTCGGCGCGGTCTACAGGCCCCTGGCTCTGCCCCTGCCATGACCGAACACAGCGTGGGACCCGCCCCTCCTGGCACAGGCAAGGTTTGGGGTAGTCGTGAGGTCGGGCCCAGTATCGGTTGGTCGTGGCGGGGGCAGCAGCAGCGAAGGGCCGGGTGACCGGTGATGTGATGGAGGGGATGACGACGATGTCGCCGGGGAAGAAGAAGCCGGATCTCGTGAGCTTCATGTTCGCCGAGCAGCCGGACGGAAGCTATGTGACGTCTCTGCGCGGGGAGGCGGTGCTGCGCGAGCCTCTGCTGAACAAGGGCACGGCGTTCTCGCAGGAGGAGCGGGCGGAGCTGGGGCTGGAAGGGCTGTTGCCGCCGGTGATCGAGACGCTGGAGGAGCAGGCGAAGCGGATGTACGCCCAGTACCGGGCGCAGCCGACCGACCTGCTCAAGAACGTCTACCTGGCGGCGCTGCGCGACCGGGACGAGGTGCTGTACTACCGGCTGCTGGCCGATCATCTGCGGGAGATGCTGCCCATCGTGTACGACCCGACCGTCGCCGAGGCGATCAAGCTCTACAGCGACGAGTACCGTCGTCCCCGGGGCGTGTACCTGTCCATCGACGATCCGGGCGGGATCGAGCGGGCGTTCGCGAACATGATGCTGGGCCCGGACGACGTGGACCTGATCGTGGCCTCCGACGCGGAGGAGATCCTGGGCATCGGTGACTGGGGGGTCGGCGGCGGTGCCGGCATCACCGCCGGCAAGCTGGCCGTCTACACCGCGGCCGCGGGCCTCGATCCCGGCCGGGCCATCCCGGTCGCCCTGGACGTGGGCACCGACAACGAGGCGCTGCTGAACGATCCGGGCTACGTCGGCAACCGGCACGCGCGGGTACGCGGCAAGCGGTACGACGAGTTCATCGACGCCTACGTCACCACCGCCACCCGGATGTTCCCCGGCGCGCTGTTGCACTGGGAGGACTTCGGCCCGTCCAACGCCCGCCGGATCCTGGAGAAGTACACCGGCCGGATCTGCACCTTCAACGACGACATGCAGGGCACCGGCGCCATCGTGCTGGCCGCCATGCTCAGCGCGGTGCGGGCGTCCGGGACCCCGATGCGCGAGCAGCGGATCGTCATCTTCGGCTCGGGCACCGCGGGGATCGGCATCGCCGACCAGCTGCGGGACGCGATGGTTCGCGACGGTCTGGACGAGGACGCCGCGACCCGGCGGATCTGGCCGATCGACAAGCAGGGCCTGCTGGTCGACGACATGAAGGATCTGCGCGACTTCCAGCAGTCGTACGCCCGGCCGCGCGCGGAGGTCGCCGGCTGGGCCGGTGACAAGCACGGCATCTCGCTGGCCGAGGTCGTCAAGCGGGTCAAGCCGACCATGCTGCTGGGCACCTCCACCGTCCACGGCGCGTTCACCGAGGAGATCGTGCGCACCATGGCGGCGGGCGTGGACCGGCCGATCATCTTCCCGATCTCCAACCCGACCGAGCGCATCGAGGCCATGCCCGCGGACCTGCTCCGCTGGAGCGACGGCCGGGCCCTGATCGCCACCGGCATCCCGATCGAGCCGATCACCCACGACGGCGTCACGTACCGCATCGCCCAGGCGAACAACGCGCTGCTCTACCCGGGCCTGGGGCTGGGCGTGGTGGTCGCGCGGGCCCGCCGGGTCAGCCCCGGCATGCTCCAGGCCGCCGCCGAGGCCGTCGGCGGGATGGTCGATTCCACCAGCCCGGGGGCGGCCCTGCTGCCGCAGGTGGACAACCTGCGCGAGATCTCCGCCACCGTCGCCGTCGCCGTCGCGAACCGGGCCGCCGAGGAGCACCTGGCCCGCGTCGACCTGCGCGACACCGTCCAGCAGGTCCAGGAGGCCATGTGGCAGCCTGCCTACCGTCACGTCCACGGGAACGGGCAGTGAGCGCGCCGCCGCAGGTCCGTGACGTACCGATCGGCGACGACCGCATGCCCAAGGCCGTCTACCACGCCTACGGCCACATCAAGAAGGCCGCCGCGATCGTCAACGCCCGCGCCGGCCGGCTGCCCCGGTGGCAGGCCGACCTGATCAGCCGGGTCGCCGACGAGGTCGTCTCCGGCGAGCTGGACAGCGAGTTCCCGCTGTACGTGCGGCAGACGGGCTCGGGCACCCAGTCGAACATGAACGTCAACGAGGTGATCTCCAACCAGGCGATCCAGCTCGTGCGGCTCGACACCGAGAGGCTGCACCACAACCTCGATCACTCGATCATGATGGTGACCGCCCTCAGCCCCATCGTGGGCTACGACCAGGCCGCCCGGATCGCCCACCACGCGCTGGACCACGGGCTCTCGCTCAAGGACGCCGCGCTCCAGTGCGGGGTCGCGGAGAAGCTCTACGACCGGATCGTCAAACCCGAGAACCTCACCCGGCCCGGGGTGCCCAGCCCGGACGGAGGCCGCCGCAGGTCCGCCAGAGCGCCCGTCAAGAAGCCGTCCCGCGCCCCCGATCGCTAGCGGGGCGGCTCGCCGCGCCCGCCTCTCCGGGCGAGGCGCTGGAGCTGCCCTTCGTGGATGTCGCTCACCCACTCCCAGCCGGGCCTGGCCGATGGGCCGAGCCGCGGGTCACCGGGCTCCCGGCCGTCACGCAAGGCCAGCACGTACGCCCGGTCCAGCTCGATCCGCGCCCGGACCTGACCGGGTCCGCCGACGGAACCGTGACCGGGGACGACGACCTCGGCGCCGCCCGCCACGCCCTCGATCAGCCGCAGCGCGGTGAGGTAGTCCTCGATCGGGTCCGTGGTGCCGTCCAGGTCGAGCATCGGCACCAGGACGTCGGACAGCATGTCGCCGGCGACGAGAACCCCGCGCTCCTCGATCAGCAGCGCCGCGTGGCCAGGGGCATGCGCCTGATGCTCGATGATCCGGACGTCAGGGCCGTCCCAGGGGATCCGCTCGGTTCCGGCGGGCAGGCCGGTGATGTCGCCGAGCAGGTCCATCGGCACCTGACCGGCGATCTCCGTCTCGAGCAGGTGGTCGGCGATGCGTTTCTTCGCGTCCGCGTCCGGGAGCTGATCCCGGACGGTGGCCGCGCAGCGCGCCGTGCCGTAACGGGGCGCCTCGCCGAGCCGGGCGTGCCAGAGCAGGTGGTCCCAGTCCGGATGCGTGGAGAACCCCGCCACGACGGGCAGGCCCAGCTCGCGCAGGTCGCCGGCGAGGCAGTCGAGCTCGGAGCCGGTCACGCCGGGGTCGATGAGCAGCACCCCGGCCGGGCCCCGCACCACGATGGCGTTGCTCTGCACGAACTCGCTCTCGTGGACCAGCACACCCTCCGCGACCTGCCTCAGCATGAGCCCGCCTCCTTCGCGTCCTGGACGGCGTAACGGTGCATCGTGACGCCTTGTTCGAACGACCTCTGCTCCAGCAGGTCGAGGTCGATCGGCCTGTCGTAGTCGTCGAACAGCGGCCTGCCGAAGCCGAGGATCGACGGATGGGTGAAGAGCAGCAGCTCGTCGAGCAGCCCCGCCCGGAGCAGCTGGGTGGCGAGCGCCGCGCCGCCCACGCTGATGCTGCCGTCGGTCCCGGCCCGCAGGGCGGCGAGTTGCTCGATCGCGTCGTCCCCGCCGATGATCCTGGTGTTGTGATCGGCGCTGCGACGGGTTCGGGAGACGAGCACCTTGGGCTTGGCGGTCCAGATCTCCCCGTACTCGCGCATGAAGTCCGGCAGCGACTCGTCCTCGTGCGAGCGCGGCCAGAACTCCTCCATGACCTCGTAGTAGACCCGGCCATGGACCATGAGCGCGAGCGCCCGGGTCAGCGCGTTGGCCTCGCGGTGCAGCTCCTCGCCGAGGCGCAGCCACTCG
This window encodes:
- a CDS encoding dihydrofolate reductase family protein; its protein translation is MGRFVYSMQVSLDLRIEQVPGDNGAGEWLRLGEELHREANALTRALALMVHGRVYYEVMEEFWPRSHEDESLPDFMREYGEIWTAKPKVLVSRTRRSADHNTRIIGGDDAIEQLAALRAGTDGSISVGGAALATQLLRAGLLDELLLFTHPSILGFGRPLFDDYDRPIDLDLLEQRSFEQGVTMHRYAVQDAKEAGSC
- a CDS encoding MBL fold metallo-hydrolase — translated: MLRQVAEGVLVHESEFVQSNAIVVRGPAGVLLIDPGVTGSELDCLAGDLRELGLPVVAGFSTHPDWDHLLWHARLGEAPRYGTARCAATVRDQLPDADAKKRIADHLLETEIAGQVPMDLLGDITGLPAGTERIPWDGPDVRIIEHQAHAPGHAALLIEERGVLVAGDMLSDVLVPMLDLDGTTDPIEDYLTALRLIEGVAGGAEVVVPGHGSVGGPGQVRARIELDRAYVLALRDGREPGDPRLGPSARPGWEWVSDIHEGQLQRLARRGGRGEPPR
- a CDS encoding TetR/AcrR family transcriptional regulator, whose amino-acid sequence is MESSAYVEEVATTVRGHLAATGAEASELTLEDIAAVMGVSRSTLIRRIGHRSHLDEVLARHGARVVRLSARDRAVEAAAGLYGAFGVGEVTLDMIAADAGCTVQAIQGQLGGRDGLLTAVFDRYSPMPRVAEVLADPPADLEPAARLLYEQVLGAMMGEARVMAAMFAEIASRPGGALAVHVRENYAPRFVGLMMGWLTAHVDAGVVRELPEKTLLSLFAGPVLARSVTALATGEHLTPTARAELAADLAAAFCRAVRA
- a CDS encoding lyase family protein, with amino-acid sequence MSAPPQVRDVPIGDDRMPKAVYHAYGHIKKAAAIVNARAGRLPRWQADLISRVADEVVSGELDSEFPLYVRQTGSGTQSNMNVNEVISNQAIQLVRLDTERLHHNLDHSIMMVTALSPIVGYDQAARIAHHALDHGLSLKDAALQCGVAEKLYDRIVKPENLTRPGVPSPDGGRRRSARAPVKKPSRAPDR
- a CDS encoding NAD-dependent malic enzyme — translated: MTTMSPGKKKPDLVSFMFAEQPDGSYVTSLRGEAVLREPLLNKGTAFSQEERAELGLEGLLPPVIETLEEQAKRMYAQYRAQPTDLLKNVYLAALRDRDEVLYYRLLADHLREMLPIVYDPTVAEAIKLYSDEYRRPRGVYLSIDDPGGIERAFANMMLGPDDVDLIVASDAEEILGIGDWGVGGGAGITAGKLAVYTAAAGLDPGRAIPVALDVGTDNEALLNDPGYVGNRHARVRGKRYDEFIDAYVTTATRMFPGALLHWEDFGPSNARRILEKYTGRICTFNDDMQGTGAIVLAAMLSAVRASGTPMREQRIVIFGSGTAGIGIADQLRDAMVRDGLDEDAATRRIWPIDKQGLLVDDMKDLRDFQQSYARPRAEVAGWAGDKHGISLAEVVKRVKPTMLLGTSTVHGAFTEEIVRTMAAGVDRPIIFPISNPTERIEAMPADLLRWSDGRALIATGIPIEPITHDGVTYRIAQANNALLYPGLGLGVVVARARRVSPGMLQAAAEAVGGMVDSTSPGAALLPQVDNLREISATVAVAVANRAAEEHLARVDLRDTVQQVQEAMWQPAYRHVHGNGQ
- a CDS encoding helix-turn-helix domain-containing protein; translated protein: MEYVSRVPRPPLDGLIDDLYYLEGEPPYARLTLPPSPSALLIVNLEAPFRIRAGTDIETAEYADGCVVTMPTRAYEFGYPPGTRSVGGHFKPWGLAPFLPTPATELCDRPVTIEQVWGRPAIAELRDRLATAAGPHEMLTLLEEELMRRLCETPGLALVRHTSNVIAATSGAVAIGDLSEAAGVSSTHLAQRFKELIGVTPKRLARTHRFTATVFPINPAEPIDWGDLAGGAGYFDQAHFGHEFRAFTGLTPTRYIEVRRRFLREHPGHVLDGWPLPAD
- a CDS encoding dihydrofolate reductase family protein, which produces MQLDGVVQGLGRPDEDTRAGLIDRYTLLIHPLTLGSGARLFEGPAPLTEFELTGSVTTGRGVIIADYIRR
- a CDS encoding dihydrofolate reductase family protein produces the protein MGKVVMYSSVSVDGFIADENDQPGPLFDWLTGGDVPLDESGEVKVSQTSYDYTRPYWDQVGVTIAGRHVFDLTDGWDGKPPSGVDHVIVVTHRPAPEGWDPEAPFHFVDGIETAVAKAQELAGDRLVEVAAGDVGGQALAAGLVDEVRMDVVPVVMGSGKRYFGSVHAQHLLEDPDVVIQGNRVLHLRYRVRR